The window CCATGAGTCAGCCCGGGAGCATTCTGTGAAAACATTAGCGTGACCCGAAGACGCTCTTTTGTTGAGAAACCTGCAGTTGTTGGTGACGGGCTTAGTGACAACGGAGCTGCAATGTACAGCTTTAGAGCCACGCATGCTGCAGTTGGAACGAGAAAACCCAGGAGCTATTTGACAAGCCGGTGCAGATATGCATAAACAGATGCTCATCAGGCAGCAGAGGACCACAGTACAATTTGCAGCACGTGTTAAAAAGAACGGCATGTTTACATGGTGTATAtacaaagtatatatatatatatatatatatatatatatatatatatatatatatatatatatatatatatatatatatatatatatatatatgccacgTCAATGAACCAAACGGCTACGTTTCTcccactagtttttttttttttggccatgtGCCGGCTGGATTGGAGGACAGAGTGACCTtgtcttcacctgcagagggcAGAGGATGACGTGCGTCACGGCAGGGAGggtgaagcaggaaaaaaaacagagacgtGAGCATAAAATATCAGGAGGATTTACCTTCCGAGGCAATTTAGAGGTTGAAAATGATAAACGGCATTCCACGCCTTGAGTGCAGGTGAGGAGGCTGACATAAAGCTGGAAATAGATCGCAGCAGAATGTTCTCTTAAACTCGCTTTGCCCGGATTTTCGCGGTGAAAACGTAAACACTTtgcaatatttttgcaagggATCTTTAAGCGCCGTGCGCACATTTGTTAATCtgatgaagcattttttttctctctgttgttTATTCTCGTGCCTTCAGAGCCCATAAGGCTGCGCCGAGGTGTCAGCGCTGTTTACAGAATAATCAACAGTTTGGGTGTTGTGACAGCTGAATGAAATGTCTTTCAGAGGGCCCTTTTCCTTTAATAGGCAATATTATCTTTCCCTCCACAGCCCTCCCTCATttgccccccctcctccccctccatTTGACTTTCCCTCTCGCTCCCTGATGCTGTTGCTGTCTTTGCTCGGCATAGTAAAGTACGGTGTAGTTTGGTATTTTTTCATCACACAGGGCATAGGGACAAGTAAGCACCCCCCGTCTTAATGGGTCTTACTGAAAGTAGAGTTTGTGTTCCTCTCAAAATCCGACCTGCAAACCTGAAGGAGAGAAAGTCCTCATGGTCGTATCTAATGCCTCTTTTCTCGATTGGAATGGGAAACTGCTTAGACTGGCCTCTCAGAGCGGTAAGCCATGTGTTGTGCTGTTTTCATCCGTGTTTCTGGGATTGTTTGATGGGTTTTTTTCGTGGCACATTAGAAACTGGCAACGGGTAAAGCTGGACAATGCTCAGAATACTGTAAACTTCTGTTGCTTTAAGGTTTCACTAGACAGTTGCGgtgtaaatataaatgaaacTGATAAAAGGAAATGTGTTCTGGTGCCCTAGTTGCACATATAGTATCTTTTGTGACCTGTTCGCTAGTGGTTCAGCTCCCCGAATCTCTGTCTCCGAGTATGTTTACTCTTCCTGCGACAGTGTACAGGTATAAAATGCCAGTCTGTATAAGTGTCAAGTAAACTGTTATGAATAATGAGTGGAAAGTTGGcaacatgtttgttttatagATGTACTCGGGCTAGCCTTCTGCTACGTCTTCATATATTTGACAGTGTTTCTCTTGTAGGGAGTCGCAGCAAGGCTATACCGTAGTTGTTACTCTGCTGAGGTTTGAAGCAGCGCTCTCATACAGCTAATAGACTGCACTGGATTTCAGTCTTGAAGAATAAAGACAACCCAAAGTTACCGTcatacagtgtcttgcaaaagtttttgtacacactgaactttttttgtgtttcttctcttcacaaaaacaaacatcagtgtatttTGCTGggactttgggaaataaaccaGCACAAAGTTGTCAGCAGTTTTGAAGCAGAAGGGAAATTTTAAATGGATTTcaagttgttttgtttgaagTGTAACATGCATCTTTCTTCAGCTCCACTGAGTCAAAATGTTACAGAACCACCTTTGAAAGCAGTTATAGCTGCAAgacttttggggtatgtctccaTCAGCTTTGGGCATTCAGGGACTGAAAACATTGCCAAGTCTTCCTGGGTTtcacaaaatagctcaagctcagccagATTAGATGGGATGTGTCTGTGAAAATCACTTTTCAAGTCTCCCCGACACTTCTCTTCCGAGAACACCCGAGTTGAAGAGTGTACGGTTGTGCATGACATATGTTGAGCGCAGTTGTCCCATCAACAGATTCTCCTACTTGAGCTGcggatctctacagctcctctgaAGTTACCATGAGCCCTTTTGGCTGCTTCTTCTAGCAATCCTGTCCTTGcccggcctgtcagtttagacgGACGGCCAAGCTTTTGCACATCTGCATTTGTGCCACACTCTTTTCACTTCCAGGTGTCGGACTAAACAGAGCTCTGTCAGATCTCTGAAGCCTGGGATATCCTTTTATATCCTGACTCTGCTTTCAGATTTGTGGCCgtgttccttggttttcatgatgctgtccgttctctaatgttctcccaaacctcacagaacagctggatttacaatGAGACAAAATTTCAGCCAAGTGAGCTTGCTTGTATAAGGACCTGGTTTAGATGAAACCTCATTCATATAGTAGAAGGACCCAGTCAagatgcatgccacacttatatgtatttttttattattattttgaaaatcatgCATCACTGCAACTATGTGGTATTTTGGGTTGCTCTGTCTTATAACATGTTAATAAAACACACTAAAGGTTGTGGTTCTAATGGGGGGAAATGTCCAAGGAGTGTGAACacctttgcaaagcactgtacataACTTTACCGATCTTCCCGACGCCCCTCTTTATCTTACTCTCCCTTGTCTCTGCACGCCTGTGAAAAGATGCTCCAGGACGCTGAGAGGAGACTCAGAGTTGTGCTGTCTTGTGAGGAATCAGGGTATGTTGGGCCGTATCAGGACGCCGTTTTTTCCGTGACACAAAACTGCGTTCTCGTGAGCAACCTACTGGGAGAAAGCTGTGTCTTCCTGGATAAAGGCATGGCAAAGTGCAGGCAGGCCGTACGTAAGTCTTGCAAAACATGCTCCTCTCTGCTGTGATCACATTAGTGAAACTGGCACTTCTCTTATTCCAAAAGAAACTACAGTAACAATAAATATATAGGGNNNNNNNNNNNNNNNNNNNNNNNNNNNNNNNNNNNNNNNNNNNNNNNNNNNNNNNNNNNNNNNNNNNNNNNNNNNNNNNNNNNNNNNNNNNNNNNNNNNNNNNNNNNNNNNNNNNNNNNNNNNNNNNNNNNNNNNNNNNNNNNNNNNNNNNNNNNNNNNNNNNNNNNNNNNNNNNNNNNNNNNNNNNNNNNNNNNNNNNNNNNNNNNNNNNNNNNNNNNNNNNNNNNNNNNNNNNNNNNNNNNNNNNNNNNNNNNNNNNNNNNNNNNNNNNNNNNNNNNNNNNNNNNNNNNNNNNNNNNNNNNNNNNNNNNNNNNNNNNNNNNNNNNNNNNNNNNNNNNNNNNNNNNNNNNNNNNNNNNNNNNNNNNNNNNNNNNNNNNNNNNNNNNNNNNNNNNNNNNNNNNNNNNNNNNNNNNNNNNNNNNNNNNNNNNNNNNNNNNNNNNNNNNNNNNNNNNNNNNNNNNNNNNNNNNNNNNNNNNNNNNNNNNNNNNNNNNNNNNNTTTAACTATTGTGTTGTCTTGATTTATAGCTAAAGTGATTGCATCATCCTCCGACTGAAGAAGCCAACCATGAAAATTTGTTTTCTATAGATTTGATCAGTATGTTCTGTGAAATGTTTATGAAGTACTCTCTCTTTGTTGTTCCGTGATGTTTTCTTTAGATCACTGTAATTCTGCAGCTCAGTATGGTACCTGTTATAAAAGTCACAATCCTTGCTCAACGAGCCTCCGTGGATAAATGTGCGCACCGCGCAGTCTAAAAGCTAGTGAAAATGAATCGCCTCGGCTTTTCCCGTCCACCGCAATTCAAGAAACCCGTGTTCCGTTCTAATGTTTACAAAGCTGTGATCATTTACACGCCATCTACAACATCAGACAACACCGACTATTGCGTTGAGCTGTGCATAATTGGGTTGAAAATCAACAGTGCTGCTTGTCcagtggagaaaacaaactccCAAAGCATTGGCTTGGTGCACACTGTATGATGGAGCAcccattttgtttacatttggaTCAAGGATTTTGTGTCCTTTAACACTTGTGTGTATTTTGAACAGTATTTCTGTACATTTAATAAACAGTGGAGTATCTTATATAACCAGCTGGTGTCGGAGTCCTCCCTTTTCCACAGAAATCTCACGTGTCTCAATCTCCTCTTCAAATCTATGCATTAACTCCCATGCAGTTTGCTGATTGGGTCTTTTTGATAATTAGGCCATCTGTACAAGCCCTACTTTAGTATTGATTACACACTAACAAAGAGCGGTAATGTTAAGTGTAATCAATACTGGAGAAGGTTTTCTGTGGAGGACTTTGTCCCCCTGAAAGGCCTCCCTCAGCACAGtgcaaaagagaaaatgtgTAGCCTGCATGCATCAAGGTCTGTAGGTAGTCTTAACGCAGTTTTAAAGATCAGtaatgatagatagatagatagatagataatctGTTGAAAATGAGAATActggagttatttttttgtcaggtgGAATGGACACAGTTTGTCTTTGTAATGTGTCTATCCCATTATTGCagcttttttatattatttataggctgcttacagtatttttcatatagatatatatatatttttttttttttttttacctgaattctacagaaaacaagtttgGAGCCTTAAACAATGTAttttgatagaccaacaaaaagtgtttttgtatatttgtatttactTCTCTTTCCTTTTAAAGAAGGCCTAGCGAAACAAATTGCCTTTAGAAGTCACTGAAATAGTTCACGTGTCTATGATTTATTCttagtataaatgcagctgatCCATGTAGTTctcagagggtttttttttgtttttttacaggacattagtgaataaacagtgGCATGAAGACCAGGGAACTCGGCAGACATGTCAGGGATGAATGTAGAGAAGGGTtgtgttataaaacaatatcctaagCTTTGGAGATATCAAAGAGTGCTCGTCAATCCATGATCTAAAAATGCAAAGAGTATGAagcaactgcaaacctacaCATGGTGGTCcacaaattataaaaaaatggcATTTCCTGTAAAGGGGGCATTAATAAGAGGAGCAGTGTttccatggtgactctggaggagcggCAGACATTcggagctcaggtgggagaatcctTTTACGGGACTACTATTAGTTGTTGAACACAGCCGGAAGAATTTACAGTTTGTCAGAAGGCGTGCAGTGTTTCTCAACCCAGACCCTCAAACTGTCCTCGATGGTTGTGTGTTTCTCTTCTGCCACGGCTGATTTAAATAACCGGCTGATTAACAGATTTCTAGCACTTGATGGCTGAGGATACTGAGGAGGTGACGCagtcatttgaatcaggtgtgctggagcagagacaccTCTAACACATGGAGGACTGTGagccctgaggaccagggttgagaAACACTGTTGCAGGGGCCAGAGCaagcatgaaaaatatgctctgataagatgagaccaaaatcaaGCTTTTTGGCATACATATGTTTGAAGATATTTAATTTCCATGAACATAGAATTCCCCTAAGTGAAACAGGGTGATGACTGCATCATACTGGAGGGATGCTGTTCTtgagcagggacagggaagctggtgacGGTTGATGGGAAGGATGATGGAGCAAAATACAGTCCAGAGGGTCACCGTCCAGCAGAAAAGTGATCTTAAACGCACAACAAGAGCTGGTTTATCATTTCGTTTGACCAGGCCAGAGACTTGCAGCAAAAAACTACAGGAAATGGTGTTACAAGGGGGGCTCATTACACATGCACGGAACATTTCAGATTGTGACTTGCATCCTTTTCCTCCCATTTTACTATTACGCATTCCTTTGAGCTTGAACATGACCTAACAAATACTTAGGCTATAAACGCGAAGACGTTGTATAAAAAAGGCGTTATGGGCTCTTAACGAATACAAAGTTTCCTTTTATATGTTGTGGATCACGTTGTCACTTGTTGATCTCCTCGTTCGACAAAAAAAATCGACTGAATTCACTTTTCTGAATACAAAAATCCCAGAGCTGATGATAGCGCCGTCCTTCACCGCGTCCGAGCCAGAGAAAACCTTAATGAACAGGTGACGCGCTCTGCCGCCACGCAGCCGCTGTTGCTCCTCTGCTCGCTGCCTGAGCGCGCTCCGGCTGGACTGCCGCACCGCGATCAGGTGGGGAGATGCAGCTCAGCTGAAAGCGGGCAGCACTGCactgaggataaaaaaaaaacaacatgattGTAGCCCGGAGAGGAGGTGGCGTGGATGAAGGACCCACGGAGGCGAAATAGATCGGATCCGCCGCGATGAGCGCCTCCTTTCCGAAATCGGATTCCACAACCTCGTTACTAAAATCATCGAGGCGATCGACACACCTCCCCGAGCAGACATCCGAGCTACGGAGAGGTCAGCATCACCATCAGCACCAGCACCAGCACCACCACCGTCCCGCCGCGCTCCACGGCACCGGCGGCAAAGCCGAGGAGTCCTTCTGGTCGGCCGAGGGCGACGTCAGCGCTCGGAGACCCCTGTGCCACCCGTCCGCGGCCGGCGGCCAGGACGGGAGTAATACCGCAGCCACTCGGGGCAAGTGCAAGCCCCAAGTCCTGCACGGCCAAGTTCAGCCGGGGCCAGACTGCGAGGCGGACCGAGGGGTGACCGAGCGGAGCCGGACTAACCCCAAGCCCTCACACcgtcaccaccaccatcaccaccaccaccgcaGGAAGCACCACCACGGGGAGGACCATCCAGATGACCCCGAGCGTCCCCATGCCGGCTGCCACACGCACACCCACAGGGTGCCCTCCCTCTCGGACAGCACCGACGACAGGGCCCCTCTGTGTGAGCCGAGGGACCGCAAGAGGGCCAGTCTGGCCAGAGGCGGCGGTCAGGCCAGCAGTCCGTCCCCGTCCTCCTTGCTCCCCTGTCCCGCCGTCCAGCAGGTCGTCCCGCCGCTCCCGGAGGTCCAGCACCGCCTCCTCTGCCTCTGACATCAATTTAAGGAGCGTCCTCCATTCGCTGTTCGGCCAGGTACGGCATTCGCATCCCCGACACCGCTCAGTTCATTTGGCATTCACCGTGTGAGGTCTACCAGTACAGGCTGCCTCTGGATATTTCTCTGGCAAGTTGTGACAGCGATGCCCCAAATCCACATTTAGATTCAGTGAAGGGGAGCGCTTGGGTTTGCAGGCTGAAGGTTTGCCCCATTTGTCCCCGCATCACCCATAAATCAGCCCTATATCTTTCTCTGAGACTCCTCTGTTTGGGTTGTGCTTTTTGGCCTCTTCATTCACCCTCTATGTGTTCTGCGATGCTGTCTGCATTACTGAACCAGgctggagagagaggagagctcCTTTTTACGCGTTTGTTTCTTATGTAAGGTGGAACATACAGCGTTGCGTCCTGCAGATTTCCTCAATCGAGCAGCTCTTTCTGACTGAAGTAGGACCCAAAATGTGCAGGGCCACAGAGGTGGACATCTCTGATGTGCTAATGCTTGTGTGTGGACTTGTGTTCCTGCAGCATTCAGTCAGGAACGTTGGCTGCGGcgattgttttgtgtttgaagGTAATCACTGATGTTCCCGCTGGTGATGGAGCGTCTATTTTCAGCCACGGGATGTATTTATACAAAGGAGAAGGAGTGCAGCTTTATATGCCCGCTCTCTTATCTGTGCTGTCATTCTGCATAAATTGGCCGCTTTGAAAGCAAGCGGCATCCACGGTTccgggaaagaaagaaaaaaaaagcctcggAGCGCTCCAGCTAAAGCtttaaacccctgataatatgTTGTTTACTGGGTGCATTCCGAAGAAGTCAGGGTTTATTTGATTCCATGTTTGGTAATTGGATTTTTATCCAGATGGGATTTACATTGAGTGCTTTGTAAAAGAGAACTGTTTCACGCTTGTTCACTGCTGCAATCACAAACtttagtgtgttttattgggattttatatgatggaccaacacaaattagTGCACCGTATTGAAATGCTaggaaaaataaacttaaaatataaatacatagcTGAAAATGCCAtgtacatttatattcagcccagCTGAGTTACTTTGCTGAATTAAAAACTGTAAGgtatgtttctaccagctttgcacatatgGAGTCTGGCATTTTTGTCAGTTCTTCTTAGAAAAATGAGATTCACATTCAGCTGTTAGACTTTTCCACCTTCATGGCTCCCAACATACAGCCTTTTCCAtctctgcgtttttttttttttttttttgcacaggcTATTTTACTCTTTTAGTCAGCGGGTGTTTCtcatacataaatatacatatatgttttaCACATCTCTTTAAATCACACTTCCCAgcttccccctttttaaatttcttcagtATGCTAATACAGTAGTTTATCTTTCTTATGTTGTAGATTTTCTGccg of the Fundulus heteroclitus isolate FHET01 chromosome 12, MU-UCD_Fhet_4.1, whole genome shotgun sequence genome contains:
- the LOC118564721 gene encoding histidine-rich glycoprotein-like; translated protein: MSASFPKSDSTTSLLKSSRRSTHLPEQTSELRRGQHHHQHQHQHHHRPAALHGTGGKAEESFWSAEGDVSARRPLCHPSAAGGQDGSNTAATRGKCKPQVLHGQVQPGPDCEADRGVTERSRTNPKPSHRHHHHHHHHRRKHHHGEDHPDDPERPHAGCHTHTHRVPSLSDSTDDRAPLCEPRDRKRASLARGGGQASSPSPSSLLPCPAVQQVVPPLPEVQHRLLCL